In Zingiber officinale cultivar Zhangliang chromosome 11B, Zo_v1.1, whole genome shotgun sequence, a single window of DNA contains:
- the LOC122033857 gene encoding photosystem II protein D1-like, giving the protein MTAILERRESTSLWGRFCNWITSTENRLYIGWFGVLMIPTLLTATSVFIIAFIAAPPVDIDGIREPVSGSLLYGNNIISGAIIPTSAAIGLHFYPIWEAASVDEWLYNGGPYELIVLHFLLGVACYMGREWELSFRLGMRPWIAVAYSAPVAAAAAVFLIYPIGQGSFSDGMPLGISGTFNFMIVFQAKHKINSFFFL; this is encoded by the coding sequence ATGACTGCAATTTTAGAGAGACGCGAAAGTACAAGCCTATGGGGTCGCTTCTGCAACTGGATAACCAGCACTGAAAACCGTCTTTACATTGGATGGTTCGGTGTTTTGATGATCCCTACCTTATTGACCGCAACTTCTGTATTTATTATCGCCTTCATTGCTGCCCCTCCAGTAGATATTGATGGTATTCGTGAACCAGTTTCTGGTTCTCTActttatggaaataatattatttctggtGCCATTATTCCTACTTCTGCAGCTATAGGTTTGCATTTTTACCCAATTTGGGAAGCAGCATCCGTTGATGAGTGGTTATACAATGGCGGTCCTTACGAGTTAATTGTTCTACATTTTTTACTTGGTGTAGCTTGTTACATGGGTCGTGAGTGGGAACTAAGTTTCCGTTTGGGTATGCGTCCTTGGATTGCTGTTGCATATTCAGCTCCTGTTGCAGCAGCTGCTGCTGTTTTCTTGATCTATCCTATTGGTCAAGGAAGTTTTTCTGATGGTATGCCTTTAGGAATATCTGGTACTTTCAACTTCATGATTGTATTCCAGGCAAAACACAAGATCAATTCGTTCTTTTTTCTCTGA
- the LOC122035353 gene encoding ATP synthase subunit alpha, chloroplastic yields the protein MVTLRADEISNIIRERIEQYTREVKIVNTGTVLQVGDGIARIHGLDEVMAGELVEFEEGTIGIALNLESNNVGVVLMGDGLMIQEGSSVKATGRIAQIPVSEGYLGRVINALAKPIDGRGEISASESRLIESPAPGIISRRSVYEPLQTGLIAIDSMIPIGRGQRELIIGDRQTGKTAVATDTILNQKGQNVICVYVAIGQKASSVAQVVTTFQERGAMEYTIVVAETADSPATLQYLAPYTGAALAEYFMYRERHTLIIYDDLSKQAQAYRQMSLLLRRPPGREAYPGDVFYLHSRLLERAAKSSSSLGEGSMTALPIVETQSGDVSAYIPTNVISITDGQIFLSADLFNAGIRPAINVGISVSRVGSAAQIKAMKQVAGKLKLELAQFVELEAFAQFASDLDKTTQNQLARGQRLRELLKQSQSDPLAVEEQIATIYTGANGYLDSIELGQVKKFLGQLRNYLKKNKPQFKEIISSTKTFTEEAESLLKEVIQQQIELFLLQEQT from the coding sequence ATGGTAACCCTTCGAGCCGACGAAATTAGTAATATTATCCGTGAACGTATTGAACAATATACTAGAGAAGTAAAGATTGTGAATACCGGTACCGTACTTCAAGTAGGCGACGGAATTGCTCGTATTCATGGTCTTGATGAAGTAATGGCAGGTGAATTAGTAGAGTTTGAAGAGGGTACAATAGGCATTGCTCTGAATTTGGAATCAAATAATGTTGGCGTTGTATTAATGGGTGATGGTTTGATGATACAAGAGGGAAGTTCCGTAAAAGCAACAGGACGAATTGCTCAGATACCCGTGAGTGAGGGTTACTTGGGTCGTGTTATAAATGCTCTGGCTAAACCTATTGATGGGAGAGGTGAAATTTCAGCTTCTGAATCTCGGTTAATTGAATCTCCTGCCCCAGGTATTATTTCGAGACGTTCTGTATATGAGCCTCTTCAAACGGGGCTTATTGCTATTGATTCTATGATCCCTATAGGACGCGGTCAGCGAGAATTAATTATTGGGGACAGACAGACCGGCAAAACAGCAGTAGCCACAGATACAATTCTCAATCAAAAAGGCCAAAATGTAATATGTGTTTATGTAGCTATTGGTCAAAAAGCATCTTCTGTGGCTCAGGTAGTGACTACTTTCCAGGAAAGAGGGGCGATGGAATACACTATTGTGGTAGCCGAAACGGCGGATTCACCTGCTACATTACAGTACCTCGCTCCTTATACGGGAGCGGCTCTGGCTGAATATTTTATGTATCGTGAACGACATACTTTAATAATTTATGATGATCTCTCCAAACAGGCACAAGCTTATCGCCAAATGTCTCTTCTATTAAGAAGACCTCCCGGTCGTGAAGCTTATCCAGGAGATGTTTTTTATTTGCATTCACGACTTTTGGAAAGAGCCGCTAAATCAAGTTCTAGTCTAGGTGAAGGAAGTATGACTGCTTTACCGATAGTTGAGACTCAATCTGGAGACGTTTCAGCTTATATTCCTACTAATGTAATTTCCATTACAGATGGACAAATATTCTTATCCGCCGATCTATTCAATGCCGGAATCCGACCTGCTATTAATGTCGGTATTTCTGTTTCCAGAGTAGGATCCGCAGCTCAAATTAAAGCCATGAAACAAGTAGCCGGCAAATTAAAATTGGAACTAGCGCAATTTGTGGAGTTAGAAGCCTTTGCACAATTTGCTTCTGATCTCGATAAAACTACTCAGAATCAATTGGCAAGAGGTCAACGATTACGCGAGTTGCTTAAACAATCCCAATCAGACCCTCTCGCGGTGGAAGAACAGATAGCTACTATTTATACCGGAGCGAATGGATATCTAGATTCGATAGAACTTGGACAGGTAAAGAAATTTCTCGGTCAGTTACGCAACTACTTAAAAAAGAATAAACCTCAATTTAAAGAAATTATATCTTCTACCAAGACATTCACCGAGGAAGCGGAATCACTTTTGAAGGAAGTTATTCAGCAACAGATCGAACTGTTTTTACTTCAAGAACAAACATAA
- the LOC122035351 gene encoding maturase K — protein MEELQGYLEEDRSRQQQFLYPLLFQEYIYVFAYDHGLNSSIFYEPQNSLGYDNKFSSVLVKRLIIRMYQKNYLIYSVNDIYQNIFVGHNNYFYFNFFSQILSEGFAVIVEIPFSLQLISSLEEKEIPKSHNLQSSHSIFPFLEDKLLHLNYLSDILIPYPVHMEILVQILQSWIQDVLSLHLLQFLLHEYYNWNSLIIPKKSIYVFSKENKRLFWFLYNLYIYEYEFLLVFSCKQSSFLRLISSGVLLERIHFYVKIEHLGVYRIFCQKTLWIFKDPFIHYIRYQGKSILGSRGTHFLMKKWKYHLVNFWQYYFHFWSQPYRIDIKKLSNYSFYFLGYFSSVQINSSMVRNQMLENSFLMDTLTKKFDTIIPIIPLIRSLFKAQFCTVSGYPISKPIWTDLADCDIINRFGRICRKLSHYHSGSSKKQSLYRMKYILRLSCARTLARKHKSSARSFLQRLSSGLLEEFFTEEEQVIFLIFPKIISFYLYGSYRERIWYLDIIRINDLVNCLLVTT, from the coding sequence ATGGAAGAATTACAAGGATATTTAGAAGAAGATAGATCTCGGCAACAACAGTTTCTATATCCACTTCTCTTTCAAGAATATATTTACGTATTTGCTTATGATCATGGGTTAAATAGTTCAATTTTTTATGAACCCCAAAACTCCTTGGGTTATGACAATAAATTTAGTTCAGTACTTGTGAAACGTTTAATTATTCGAATGtatcaaaaaaattatttgatttattcggttaatgatatttaccaaaatatatTTGTCGGGCATaacaattatttttattttaattttttttctcagaTTCTATCTGAAGGTTTTGCAGTCATTGTAGAAATTCCATTTTCGCTGCAGTTAATATCTTCCCTTGAAgaaaaagaaataccaaaatctcacAATTTACAATCTAGTCattcaatatttccttttttagaGGATAAATTATTGCATTTAAATTATCTGTCCGATATACTAATACCCTATCCCGTCCATATGGAAATCTTGGTCCAAATACTTCAATCCTGGATCCAGGATGTTCTCTCTTTACATTTATTGCAGTTCCTTCTCCACGAATATTATAATTGGAATAGTCTCATTATTCCGAAAAAATCTATTTacgtattttcaaaagaaaataaaagactaTTTTGGttcttatataatttatatatatatgaatacgAATTTCTATTAGTGTTTTCTTGTAAACAATCCTCTTTTTTACGATTAATATCTTCTGGAGTCCTTCTTGAGCGAATACATTTTTATGTAAAAATAGAACATCTTGGAGTGTACCGAATTTTTTGTCAGAAGACTCTATGGATTTTCAAGGATCCTTTCATACATTATATTCGATATCAAGGAAAATCGATTCTGGGTTCAAGAGGGACTCATTTTTTGATGAAGAAATGGAAATACCACCTTGTTAATTTTTGGCaatattattttcatttttgGTCTCAaccatataggattgatataAAGAAATTATCAAactattctttttattttctggGTTATTTTTCAAGTGTACAAATTAATTCTTCGATGGTAAGGAATCAAATGCTAGAGAATTCATTTCTAATGGATACTCTTACTAAGAAATTTGATACTATAATCCCGATTATTCCTCTTATTCGATCATTGTTTAAAGCTCAATTTTGTACCGTATCTGGGTATCCTATTAGTAAACCAATTTGGACCGATTTAGCGGATTGTGATATTATTAATAGATTTGGTCGGATATGTAGAAAGCTTTCTCACTATCACAGTGGATCCTCAAAAAAACAGAGTTTGTATCGAATGAAGTATATACTTCGACTTTCATGTGCCAGAACTTTGGCCCGTAAACATAAAAGTTCAGCACGCAGTTTTTTGCAAAGATTAAGTTCGGGattattagaagaattctttaCGGAAGAAGAACAAGTTATTTTTTTGATCTTtccaaaaataatttctttttatttatatggatcatATAGAGAACGTATTTGGTATTTGGATATTATCCGTATCAATGACCTGGTAAATTGTTTATTAGTCACGACATAA